One part of the Tenacibaculum sp. 190130A14a genome encodes these proteins:
- a CDS encoding N-acetylmuramoyl-L-alanine amidase: MILLLKMCLFFGQKKVVVIDVGHGGNDTGAIGINDIKEKDVVLEIAKQIIQLNKTVLRNELDIYLTRYTDTLISLGDRTHLAKALDADVFVSLHCNASPVVSKGIEVYVHRSDREHTKASIGLGLSILNETTEKLGFKKRGVKFANFQVLREAENHPAVLIEMGFMTNADEADYLNKPKNIRAMALSVLMGIINYLKLEL; the protein is encoded by the coding sequence GTGATTCTACTACTAAAAATGTGTTTGTTTTTTGGTCAGAAAAAAGTGGTTGTGATTGATGTTGGACATGGTGGAAATGACACTGGTGCCATTGGTATAAACGATATAAAAGAAAAGGATGTGGTTTTAGAAATTGCCAAGCAAATTATTCAGCTTAACAAAACTGTTTTACGCAATGAGCTCGATATCTATTTAACCAGATATACTGACACCTTAATTTCTTTGGGTGATAGAACCCATTTGGCTAAAGCTTTAGATGCTGATGTGTTCGTATCATTACACTGCAATGCTTCGCCAGTTGTATCAAAAGGTATTGAAGTTTATGTACACCGTTCAGATAGAGAACATACCAAAGCCTCAATTGGTTTAGGATTGTCAATTTTAAATGAAACCACAGAAAAGTTGGGTTTTAAGAAGAGAGGCGTCAAGTTTGCCAATTTTCAGGTATTGCGTGAAGCCGAAAATCATCCTGCTGTTCTTATAGAAATGGGATTTATGACAAATGCTGATGAAGCCGACTACCTTAATAAACCAAAAAACATAAGAGCGATGGCGCTCTCCGTACTAATGGGAATTATAAATTATTTAAAACTGGAACTATGA